In a single window of the Carnobacterium gallinarum DSM 4847 genome:
- a CDS encoding SMI1/KNR4 family protein — protein MFRAKEDSILPAPTEKLIEDVEKYYRMKLPLTYKSFLNNYNGVIPITNTFKVEGNEYIIERFLSLLGDEINESEYGWTDIEVVISQISERLTNDGNQIGKKIIPIGALFAGDFVCLDYRTNPEQPCISIWYHAESDEFSPITKWVADDFDSFIGLLK, from the coding sequence TTGTTTAGGGCAAAAGAAGATAGTATATTACCAGCACCAACTGAAAAATTGATTGAAGATGTCGAAAAATATTATAGAATGAAATTACCTTTAACATATAAATCATTTTTGAACAACTACAATGGAGTCATTCCTATTACAAATACGTTTAAAGTAGAGGGTAATGAATATATTATTGAGAGGTTTTTGTCTTTATTAGGGGATGAAATTAATGAATCTGAGTATGGGTGGACCGATATAGAAGTTGTCATTTCACAAATTAGTGAGCGATTAACTAATGATGGTAATCAAATAGGAAAGAAAATTATCCCGATAGGAGCGCTATTTGCGGGGGATTTTGTTTGTTTAGATTATAGAACGAATCCTGAGCAACCATGTATAAGTATATGGTATCATGCAGAGTCAGATGAATTTTCACCGATAACAAAGTGGGTAGCTGATGATTTTGATTCATTTATCGGGCTTCTAAAATAG
- a CDS encoding YjzD family protein, whose protein sequence is MKYIVTLFWAFCLGQAAYYIGSALGNSTYDFKLATLLGLVGGVLVIAIGEVLSSDTKKSETKTTEL, encoded by the coding sequence ATGAAATATATCGTAACTTTATTTTGGGCCTTTTGTTTAGGACAAGCTGCTTATTATATCGGAAGTGCCCTAGGCAACAGCACATATGATTTCAAATTAGCAACATTACTTGGCTTAGTTGGTGGCGTACTTGTTATCGCTATTGGAGAAGTCCTTTCAAGTGATACTAAAAAAAGTGAAACAAAAACGACAGAATTGTAA
- a CDS encoding HNH endonuclease, translating into MTDPTKITPEDIKINQAYTEWIKKQVALYGRDMIAGRGELDEFSKLAIELREGKDYDTGEPLTDLEKLQHWSTIASLIAVVGIAGYYGTHPLTLQQVPTSKSQKITGTKNGKEYSLNKDTDTGTGSYKKINGAKPNSIEGFISGTKNFNEVLDEFAKAYAGKVNSNSNWKWRDIPGSEKLNDIQIAEIRETAKIKGYIPAVPMKPDTKFPDFKKADVIYKINGFPVIKELPKELWMKGDKVQFEWLDKQLPNGRPAGYIWHHSEIPGKMELVEFGIHNSTWHKGGRAPGEWADAKR; encoded by the coding sequence GTGACCGATCCCACCAAAATTACACCAGAAGATATCAAGATCAATCAGGCCTATACAGAGTGGATAAAAAAACAAGTAGCTTTATATGGAAGGGACATGATTGCAGGAAGAGGAGAACTTGATGAATTCTCTAAATTAGCAATTGAATTAAGGGAAGGAAAAGATTATGATACTGGAGAACCTTTAACCGATCTTGAAAAGCTTCAGCATTGGTCAACAATTGCTAGTCTGATTGCGGTAGTGGGAATTGCGGGTTATTATGGAACACATCCGCTCACACTCCAGCAAGTTCCTACAAGTAAAAGTCAGAAAATTACTGGAACTAAGAACGGCAAAGAGTACTCTTTAAATAAAGACACAGATACCGGAACAGGGAGTTATAAAAAAATTAACGGTGCTAAACCTAATAGTATAGAAGGGTTTATTAGTGGAACTAAGAACTTTAACGAAGTTTTAGATGAATTTGCAAAGGCATATGCTGGAAAGGTTAATAGTAATAGCAATTGGAAATGGAGAGATATACCAGGTTCTGAAAAATTAAATGATATTCAAATAGCGGAAATTAGAGAGACAGCTAAAATAAAAGGATATATTCCAGCTGTTCCAATGAAACCAGATACTAAATTTCCAGATTTTAAAAAAGCTGATGTAATTTATAAAATTAACGGATTTCCAGTCATCAAAGAACTTCCTAAGGAATTATGGATGAAAGGAGATAAGGTACAATTTGAATGGTTAGATAAGCAATTACCAAATGGTAGGCCGGCTGGATATATATGGCATCATAGTGAAATTCCTGGTAAAATGGAACTCGTAGAATTCGGCATTCATAATTCTACATGGCATAAAGGTGGAAGAGCGCCTGGTGAATGGGCTGATGCTAAAAGATAG